One window of the Bdellovibrionales bacterium genome contains the following:
- a CDS encoding (2Fe-2S)-binding protein: MELTVNGKKVTVDVDGDMPLLWVIRDELNYTGTKYGCGMALCGACTLHVDGQPVRSCSFPVSAAEGKQITTIEGLGDKVSKAVQKAWVDHHVPQCGYCQSGQVMTAVALLRENKNPSDSDIDNALGGHICRCGTYQRIRAAVHQAAKDLA; encoded by the coding sequence ATGGAACTGACAGTGAATGGAAAGAAAGTCACGGTAGACGTGGATGGCGATATGCCGCTCCTCTGGGTTATTCGTGATGAACTCAATTACACAGGAACGAAGTATGGGTGCGGAATGGCTCTTTGTGGAGCTTGCACCTTACATGTCGATGGTCAACCTGTGCGTTCGTGCTCTTTCCCCGTCTCCGCGGCCGAGGGAAAACAAATCACTACGATTGAGGGCCTAGGAGATAAAGTTTCGAAAGCGGTTCAAAAGGCGTGGGTCGATCATCACGTGCCCCAATGCGGTTACTGCCAAAGTGGTCAAGTGATGACCGCGGTGGCGCTCTTACGCGAAAATAAAAATCCTTCGGATAGCGATATCGATAATGCCCTCGGTGGACATATTTGCCGCTGTGGAACTTATCAAAGAATTCGCGCCGCCGTTCATCAGGCTGCGAAAGATTTAGCGTGA
- a CDS encoding family 1 glycosylhydrolase translates to MRISLFVLIFCFQILGAAHSKSSYSFPKDFLWGVATAPAHVEDAADDTWIDFAETGGVAAAPKEINPYERLKFWTEPEVEIDLAAKTGAGIYRLGVDWQRLVPQRPGSMNCGGVCPATIQNKEALVQYKKILDLIRARNMKVMVTLFHHSSPKWFKETGGWQNPETVELFRIFALDVMRELAPQVDYWITFNEPTIFGLLTYVTGLWPYGEKGGALAFLNLGFYKGKYARAMSYMAEAHRQVYRQATTSKMQIGVAHHFSYLINSQNQTNLITRIADYFWTWSFLDKIKNEMNFIGMNYYGAEFVQGFSATVREDQEYSEAGRAIAPEGLYHLLKRTYDRYAIPIFITENGVADATDILRPSYILEHLTALHSALSERVPVLGYIFWTVSDNWEWADGYCPKFGLVDVDRRQNLKRTPRGSYFLFQKIIQENSFEESDREKAWSTVTSHQGQPRPFCRAEDGLGSHSEPISRPIKSKDWRFKL, encoded by the coding sequence ATGCGCATATCACTTTTTGTTTTGATTTTTTGTTTTCAAATTCTTGGGGCGGCACATTCGAAGTCCTCCTACTCCTTTCCAAAGGATTTTTTATGGGGAGTTGCGACGGCACCCGCTCATGTCGAGGACGCAGCGGACGACACTTGGATTGATTTTGCGGAGACGGGCGGAGTTGCTGCCGCACCCAAAGAGATCAATCCGTACGAGAGACTTAAGTTTTGGACAGAGCCGGAGGTCGAGATTGATCTCGCGGCGAAGACGGGGGCGGGGATTTATAGATTGGGTGTGGACTGGCAGAGGCTTGTGCCGCAAAGACCGGGCTCCATGAATTGCGGCGGAGTTTGTCCTGCAACGATTCAAAACAAAGAAGCTCTTGTTCAGTATAAAAAAATTCTTGATCTCATTCGCGCTCGAAACATGAAAGTGATGGTGACTTTGTTTCATCACTCTTCGCCAAAGTGGTTCAAAGAGACGGGCGGTTGGCAGAATCCCGAGACCGTCGAGCTCTTTCGTATATTCGCTTTAGATGTGATGCGGGAGTTGGCGCCGCAGGTGGATTACTGGATCACCTTTAACGAACCCACGATATTTGGTCTACTCACCTACGTGACGGGATTGTGGCCCTACGGCGAAAAAGGGGGAGCACTCGCCTTTCTCAATTTAGGATTTTATAAAGGAAAGTATGCACGAGCGATGTCTTATATGGCGGAAGCTCATCGACAAGTTTACCGCCAGGCCACGACCTCCAAAATGCAAATTGGCGTGGCCCATCACTTTTCATATCTCATCAATTCGCAAAATCAAACCAATCTGATCACGCGCATCGCTGATTATTTTTGGACGTGGAGTTTCTTAGATAAAATTAAAAACGAAATGAATTTTATCGGCATGAATTATTACGGAGCCGAATTTGTACAAGGTTTTTCGGCGACGGTTCGAGAAGATCAAGAGTACTCGGAGGCGGGGAGAGCTATTGCACCGGAGGGTCTCTACCATCTTTTGAAGAGAACTTATGATCGTTATGCCATTCCCATTTTTATCACCGAAAATGGAGTGGCAGATGCCACTGACATCTTAAGACCCAGCTACATTCTTGAACACCTTACGGCTCTCCACTCGGCTCTCTCGGAGAGGGTCCCCGTGCTCGGTTATATCTTTTGGACCGTTTCTGACAATTGGGAATGGGCGGATGGGTATTGCCCTAAGTTTGGATTGGTCGATGTGGATCGCCGACAGAATCTGAAGCGAACGCCTCGAGGATCGTACTTTCTCTTCCAAAAAATCATTCAAGAGAATTCTTTCGAAGAGAGCGATCGCGAGAAGGCTTGGTCGACGGTGACGTCACATCAAGGTCAACCTCGACCCTTCTGCCGAGCCGAGGATGGGCTGGGGTCTCACAGCGAACCCATAAGCAGGCCCATTAAAAGTAAAGATTGGCGCTTTAAACTGTAA
- a CDS encoding PAS domain S-box protein: MLMETRFNPLLVVLSVFVAIFASYVALNLAHSVTHSRGRARVTWLTCGALAMGVGIWSMHFVGMLAFEMPGMAMAYDIPLMILSIVVAVGASALALFIVSQPIVPLTSIIAGGVVMAAGIAGMHYIGMYSMRMDAIVKWNIFLIVLSVLIALGAAFAALKILVELRDKSDRLLPMTVASTAMGFAIAGMHYTGMFAATFYHAGSHQIGQEDLLVTENLTMMVIVSTLLILGLALIGSIGHRIISRARKESQEVLVASEERYRLLIEAVKDYAIILLDPHGNITSWNTGAEKLTGYTQREVLGKHFSLFYTPEDLAINFPSEELRLAQAQGHFEAEGLRIRKDKSTFLANVIITPVYDSEKRLTGFSEVIRDITALKEAESRMLKLNEDLENRIESRTQALQQREIQLRSITNALPVLVGQVDTKERFTFANEMLCKWFSLKQEDIVGHTLLEVFGQDRYQLVTDYVRSVLSGKVVNYERTSRSLDGTSEEATFSVTYVPEFDAQNQVTGFVFVATDITKHKEIESELKNARDAAEVANRTKSAFLANMSHEIRTPLGAVLGFSELLMGDDTTPEERAHSIEVIKRNGTLLSNIINDILDLSKVEAGKLEVEKIDVKVNELIAELSLHHREAVKKNIVLNINPEGPLPSTIKTDPVRLRQILMNIIGNAIKFTKKGRVDVTIKMQTDENRQAQLMFIVQDTGEGIKPEQISKLFSPFSQADVSTTRRFGGTGLGLILSKKLANSLGGDIVLKESTFTVGSTFVITIDPGLSSGAFDAFPSEAFTSGAGADLETIELKDLKVLVVDDSPENILLIKTFLNLAHAHVETATNGREAVSKTLSGQYDVVLMDLQMPVMDGYQAIQELRKQNYKLPVIALTAHAMMEDRRRCLENGFDDHITKPVDRRTLLATLEKLRKPKA, encoded by the coding sequence ATGTTAATGGAAACGCGCTTCAATCCCCTCCTCGTTGTTCTTTCTGTCTTTGTAGCCATCTTCGCTTCCTATGTGGCGCTCAATTTAGCTCATAGCGTGACTCACTCGCGCGGCCGAGCTCGGGTCACATGGCTCACGTGCGGAGCCCTGGCGATGGGTGTGGGAATTTGGAGTATGCATTTTGTAGGAATGCTCGCCTTTGAAATGCCAGGTATGGCCATGGCCTACGACATTCCCCTCATGATCCTTTCCATCGTGGTCGCAGTGGGCGCATCGGCACTGGCACTCTTTATCGTCAGTCAGCCCATCGTCCCTCTCACCTCCATCATCGCAGGTGGCGTTGTGATGGCCGCCGGAATCGCAGGCATGCACTATATTGGAATGTATTCGATGCGTATGGATGCCATCGTGAAATGGAACATTTTCCTCATCGTCCTTTCTGTGTTGATCGCACTGGGAGCGGCGTTTGCGGCCCTAAAGATTCTTGTGGAACTGAGAGACAAATCCGATCGATTACTTCCGATGACCGTTGCGAGCACAGCTATGGGCTTCGCCATCGCCGGAATGCACTACACCGGAATGTTTGCGGCGACGTTTTATCATGCGGGCTCTCATCAAATCGGTCAGGAAGATCTTCTCGTGACTGAAAATCTAACGATGATGGTGATTGTATCGACTCTACTGATTTTAGGACTGGCGTTGATAGGTTCTATCGGTCATCGCATCATTTCTCGAGCCCGGAAGGAATCTCAAGAGGTCTTGGTCGCCAGTGAAGAGCGCTATCGATTACTGATCGAGGCCGTTAAAGATTACGCGATTATTCTGCTAGATCCTCACGGAAATATTACGAGCTGGAATACGGGTGCGGAAAAGCTCACGGGCTACACCCAACGAGAAGTGCTCGGGAAACATTTTTCGCTTTTTTATACGCCAGAGGATCTCGCCATCAACTTTCCTTCCGAGGAACTTCGCTTGGCTCAAGCTCAAGGTCACTTCGAAGCCGAAGGCCTTCGTATTCGGAAGGACAAGAGCACTTTTTTGGCGAATGTCATCATTACCCCGGTGTACGATTCCGAAAAGCGTCTCACTGGATTCTCCGAGGTCATACGCGATATCACCGCACTCAAGGAAGCTGAATCCCGAATGCTCAAACTCAATGAAGATCTTGAGAATCGCATCGAAAGCCGCACTCAAGCCCTCCAACAACGAGAAATACAACTTCGCTCCATCACCAACGCCTTACCGGTGCTTGTGGGACAGGTCGATACCAAAGAAAGGTTCACCTTCGCGAACGAGATGCTCTGCAAATGGTTTTCCCTCAAACAGGAAGACATCGTGGGCCACACCCTCCTCGAAGTTTTCGGGCAGGATCGCTACCAACTCGTGACAGACTACGTTCGCAGCGTCCTCAGCGGCAAGGTTGTCAATTACGAACGAACTTCGAGAAGCCTCGACGGAACCAGCGAGGAGGCCACCTTCAGTGTGACTTACGTCCCCGAGTTTGATGCTCAAAACCAAGTCACCGGTTTTGTCTTTGTCGCGACTGATATTACGAAACACAAAGAGATTGAATCCGAACTTAAAAATGCGAGAGACGCGGCCGAGGTCGCCAACCGCACTAAAAGTGCTTTCCTTGCGAACATGAGTCACGAGATTCGAACTCCCCTCGGCGCCGTACTCGGTTTTTCGGAACTCCTTATGGGTGACGACACCACTCCCGAGGAGAGGGCTCATAGTATTGAGGTGATTAAACGTAACGGTACGCTTCTTTCAAATATCATTAACGACATCCTCGATCTATCTAAAGTGGAGGCCGGTAAGCTCGAGGTCGAAAAAATCGACGTCAAAGTAAACGAACTGATCGCCGAACTCTCTCTCCATCACCGCGAGGCCGTCAAAAAAAATATTGTGCTTAATATAAATCCTGAGGGACCTTTACCAAGCACGATTAAGACTGATCCTGTTCGTCTTCGGCAGATCCTCATGAATATTATCGGTAACGCGATTAAGTTTACAAAAAAAGGCCGCGTCGATGTCACCATCAAAATGCAAACCGACGAGAATCGCCAAGCTCAACTGATGTTTATCGTTCAGGACACGGGCGAAGGAATTAAGCCCGAACAGATCTCCAAGCTTTTTTCGCCCTTCTCCCAAGCCGATGTCTCCACGACTCGACGCTTTGGCGGAACCGGATTAGGTCTCATCCTCTCAAAAAAGTTGGCGAACTCTTTAGGAGGAGACATTGTTCTTAAAGAAAGTACCTTTACCGTTGGGAGCACATTTGTCATTACGATTGATCCAGGACTTTCTAGCGGCGCATTTGACGCTTTTCCCTCCGAAGCGTTCACCTCTGGCGCCGGCGCAGACCTAGAAACGATTGAACTCAAAGACCTCAAAGTCCTCGTCGTCGACGACAGCCCGGAGAATATTCTTTTGATTAAAACTTTTCTGAATTTAGCCCACGCGCATGTGGAGACGGCGACCAACGGGCGAGAAGCGGTTTCAAAGACGCTATCGGGTCAATACGACGTCGTTCTTATGGATCTCCAAATGCCCGTCATGGACGGCTACCAAGCGATTCAGGAGTTGCGAAAGCAAAATTACAAGTTGCCGGTCATTGCTCTAACCGCCCACGCCATGATGGAAGATCGACGCCGCTGTTTAGAAAACGGGTTTGACGATCACATCACTAAGCCCGTAGATCGACGCACTCTACTTGCGACCCTTGAAAAATTGAGAAAACCAAAAGCTTAA
- a CDS encoding four helix bundle protein, protein MKTFRTLDLAVEFYNIVEHLKITGHLRDQVIRAAASIPLNLSEGNAKPSPKEKRRFYQTAYASLKECQTIFKMAKIEDEKVLTTADHLGASIYKLIQSKITEIGNSKL, encoded by the coding sequence ATGAAAACATTTAGAACGTTAGATCTGGCTGTGGAATTTTATAACATTGTTGAGCATCTTAAAATAACTGGACACCTACGCGATCAAGTGATTCGGGCGGCAGCGTCCATCCCACTCAATCTCTCGGAGGGAAATGCCAAGCCTTCTCCGAAGGAAAAGCGCAGATTCTACCAAACAGCTTACGCTTCACTCAAAGAATGTCAGACAATTTTTAAGATGGCGAAAATTGAAGACGAAAAAGTGCTGACAACGGCAGATCATTTAGGAGCGAGCATCTATAAACTTATTCAATCGAAAATCACAGAAATCGGAAACAGTAAACTGTAG
- a CDS encoding VOC family protein, translating into MIFIDHIFMFIRKESDTLQTLKTLGLTETYTRRHLGQGTANSCYAFNNMFLEFIWLEDESEILSEQIKATGLYERSKWMTSSTCPFGIAYRNTESNIEIETPHWDFKPTYLPTGKSIRVTEDSKNPIHPMIFKAISVVSPAEWTHEKRGRLQSDLGLEEIDKITISTPQDYVASPSLLELLPKTDALKIKKSESSKWNIEFEIDTGKNNRSVIYFPDLTNSKIIS; encoded by the coding sequence ATGATTTTTATTGATCACATTTTTATGTTTATTCGGAAAGAATCAGACACTTTACAAACTTTAAAGACACTAGGACTCACTGAAACTTACACAAGACGACATTTAGGGCAAGGCACTGCTAACTCTTGTTATGCTTTTAACAACATGTTTTTGGAATTCATCTGGCTAGAAGATGAAAGCGAAATTCTTTCTGAACAAATCAAAGCCACGGGCTTGTATGAAAGATCAAAATGGATGACAAGCTCGACGTGTCCATTTGGAATCGCGTATCGAAATACTGAAAGCAATATCGAAATTGAAACACCACATTGGGATTTTAAGCCAACCTATTTGCCGACAGGGAAATCAATTAGAGTTACTGAGGATAGTAAAAATCCAATCCACCCAATGATCTTCAAAGCAATTTCAGTCGTATCACCTGCAGAATGGACACATGAAAAAAGAGGACGTCTGCAATCAGATCTAGGGTTGGAAGAGATCGATAAAATTACGATTTCGACTCCCCAAGATTACGTGGCTTCACCCTCCTTATTGGAGCTCTTGCCTAAGACAGATGCTCTGAAAATTAAGAAATCAGAATCTTCGAAATGGAATATTGAATTCGAAATTGATACCGGTAAAAACAATCGATCCGTCATTTATTTTCCAGACTTAACCAATTCCAAGATCATTTCTTAA
- a CDS encoding helix-turn-helix transcriptional regulator encodes MKRRKLRSHCPVNFGLELFGDKWTLLILRDIVFRGKKSYGEFLKSEEGFATNLLASRLEMLIDSGILEKSENQDDARTDIFRLTQKGLDLIPLLFEMVLWSAKYDPQSEAKKIPELIRLIEKDNRSISKISKGKVKSGRGIVFDYIQK; translated from the coding sequence ATGAAGAGGCGCAAATTAAGATCTCACTGCCCAGTGAATTTTGGGCTCGAACTCTTTGGTGACAAATGGACGCTCCTCATTCTTCGTGACATCGTTTTTAGGGGAAAGAAATCCTATGGCGAATTCCTAAAGTCCGAGGAAGGATTTGCCACGAACCTGCTGGCCTCAAGACTCGAAATGCTGATAGACTCAGGCATCCTCGAAAAATCAGAAAACCAAGACGACGCGCGAACCGACATATTCCGGCTCACTCAAAAAGGACTCGATCTCATTCCCCTACTCTTCGAGATGGTTTTATGGAGCGCCAAATACGACCCGCAATCTGAGGCGAAAAAGATCCCCGAACTGATTCGATTAATAGAGAAAGATAACCGAAGCATCAGTAAAATCTCAAAGGGGAAAGTCAAATCCGGAAGAGGAATCGTCTTCGACTACATTCAAAAATAA
- a CDS encoding SRPBCC domain-containing protein, translating into MPNIIHRVGIKSELNHVFQAISSIEGLSHWWTKNTKGVSEENGEIVFTFKEDSGVVLGEMKMKVVQRLPNERMEWICLAGPEDWVGTSFTFDLKKENEFTILNFGHRNWAQETESMAHCNMKWGTFLLSLKNYVETGKGRPSPEDIKIDNWN; encoded by the coding sequence GTGCCCAATATCATTCATCGAGTCGGAATCAAATCGGAACTCAATCACGTATTCCAAGCCATCAGCTCTATCGAGGGTCTATCCCATTGGTGGACTAAAAATACGAAGGGTGTTTCCGAGGAAAACGGCGAAATCGTATTCACCTTTAAGGAAGACTCCGGGGTTGTCCTGGGCGAAATGAAGATGAAAGTGGTTCAACGTCTTCCGAATGAAAGAATGGAATGGATTTGTTTGGCGGGGCCTGAGGACTGGGTTGGAACTTCGTTCACCTTTGATCTAAAAAAAGAAAATGAGTTTACAATTCTCAACTTTGGACATCGAAATTGGGCGCAAGAGACCGAATCCATGGCCCATTGTAATATGAAGTGGGGAACCTTTCTTTTAAGTTTAAAAAACTATGTGGAGACAGGAAAAGGCCGACCGTCCCCCGAGGACATCAAAATTGATAATTGGAATTAG
- a CDS encoding nuclear transport factor 2 family protein: MKIKLPPVLKTYVEASNASDLPQFISCFSKTATVLDERKSIKSHSEIEEWFKRTRRQYQFQSEPLNLTQEGDHFLLQSRVTGSFPGSPITITYRFLVQNDSIQDLRIT; the protein is encoded by the coding sequence ATGAAAATTAAACTCCCACCGGTGCTCAAAACTTACGTAGAGGCTTCGAATGCCTCAGACCTCCCCCAATTCATCTCGTGCTTTTCCAAAACAGCAACCGTGCTGGACGAACGCAAAAGTATAAAGAGCCACAGCGAGATTGAAGAATGGTTTAAAAGGACGAGAAGGCAGTATCAGTTTCAGTCAGAACCACTGAACCTCACACAAGAGGGAGATCATTTTCTTCTTCAATCGAGAGTCACAGGGAGTTTTCCAGGAAGCCCCATTACCATCACTTACAGATTCTTGGTCCAAAACGACAGCATTCAAGACCTAAGGATAACTTAG
- a CDS encoding SDR family oxidoreductase yields MYHSLATTNNEFQGQRVLVTGGTKGQGAATVQRFISSGAQVVTTARTTPQDLPEGVHFVAADLSTSDGALKVANEAQSLWKGIDVIIHVAGGSNSPGGGFLAQTEEEWQKAFDLNLYAAVRLNRLLIPKMLEKKSGSIIHVSSIQRTLPLHESTMAYAAAKAALTNYSKCLSKEISPNGIRVNNVSPGWVSTESSRALMERISATKNISIDEAIQEVMNGLGGIPLGRPTLPEEVAELIAFLCSKRASAITGQDYIIDGGTVPTI; encoded by the coding sequence ATGTATCACTCACTTGCAACAACAAATAACGAATTCCAAGGACAACGAGTTCTCGTCACCGGCGGGACCAAGGGACAAGGCGCCGCAACAGTTCAACGCTTTATCAGTTCTGGCGCGCAGGTCGTGACCACCGCTCGCACGACCCCACAGGATCTCCCCGAGGGAGTGCATTTTGTTGCGGCCGATCTCTCCACCAGCGATGGCGCTCTCAAGGTCGCAAACGAAGCCCAATCCCTTTGGAAAGGGATTGACGTTATCATTCATGTTGCGGGCGGCTCCAATTCCCCGGGTGGAGGATTTCTTGCGCAAACGGAAGAGGAATGGCAAAAAGCTTTCGACCTTAATCTTTACGCCGCCGTTCGCTTAAATCGATTACTCATTCCCAAAATGCTCGAGAAAAAATCCGGGTCGATTATCCACGTCTCTAGTATTCAGCGAACACTTCCGTTGCATGAATCGACCATGGCCTACGCCGCGGCGAAAGCCGCACTCACAAACTATAGCAAGTGTCTTTCTAAGGAAATCAGCCCCAACGGAATTCGCGTGAACAACGTCTCCCCCGGATGGGTCTCTACAGAATCCTCCCGGGCGCTGATGGAGAGAATCTCCGCCACAAAAAACATTTCCATCGACGAAGCCATACAAGAGGTGATGAATGGCCTTGGCGGAATCCCCCTCGGCCGCCCTACCCTACCCGAAGAAGTGGCGGAGCTCATCGCCTTCTTATGCTCAAAACGCGCCTCCGCTATCACTGGTCAGGACTACATTATCGATGGCGGCACCGTTCCCACAATTTAA
- a CDS encoding TetR/AcrR family transcriptional regulator has translation MKTKKGEKEKLRQTILEKAIAYFKKNGAGGTGTESVMKHMGLTRGALYSHFKSKEDLFATAVAEDLKKLEESLELRFLKEPTSALENIIKDHLSEKNLTDVGNSCAFTSLSSEMQRCKASHRALYEASMLRIYKMFAEALSRHFPKDNPQQSLTKAYNLYSGLVGTLTMARTIKDPVRAREILRSGREHLVDSFSP, from the coding sequence ATGAAAACTAAAAAGGGTGAAAAAGAAAAACTGAGACAAACTATATTAGAGAAAGCCATTGCCTATTTTAAAAAAAATGGGGCGGGCGGGACAGGAACTGAGTCCGTCATGAAGCACATGGGGCTCACTCGGGGGGCTCTATATAGCCATTTCAAATCCAAAGAGGACTTGTTTGCCACCGCTGTTGCGGAGGATCTTAAAAAGTTAGAGGAGTCTTTAGAGCTGAGGTTTTTGAAAGAACCCACATCAGCGTTAGAAAATATTATTAAGGATCATCTTTCAGAAAAGAACTTAACTGATGTCGGAAACAGTTGCGCCTTTACATCTTTGAGTAGTGAGATGCAGAGATGCAAAGCTTCGCACCGGGCACTGTACGAGGCCTCAATGCTTCGCATTTATAAAATGTTTGCGGAAGCTTTAAGTCGACACTTTCCTAAGGATAATCCCCAACAAAGCCTTACAAAGGCTTACAATCTCTACTCGGGGCTCGTGGGAACCCTCACCATGGCACGAACCATAAAGGATCCTGTCCGCGCCCGAGAAATACTTCGCTCGGGACGGGAGCATCTTGTCGATTCTTTTTCACCTTGA
- a CDS encoding M48 family metalloprotease — MDPQSTHEQFTSSQAALDWTQKVSSTLIANLQAKKFDVLPLSDDRYGTLQEYVDQLWLAFQTLFPKYTQGLNTPPVVLVDSEVMNAFVPKYILKDNKIAHTIVVFTALLDQAGGVSQKNLLTGVLAHELAHSVFRHALDEYQQHVTKFYDAQVSQIGYEVPNDALLNASLGEWKTGASFVGDFTNEEFKNLPSQGVAKPILMRVWTEINSGEFDLSQSCWDARDAMDIWLSYQRFSDFASQYSLLDVDKNALASASESVLTASDACLQGKSPHFLETLSKTLGVPKETLALNPGIAEMDQTFSAAPSVTSGLQAIVAPVRQSMREVEARYNFASLGYFTHEEHADDVSVIVHRYLNWNFSSLPDFFKMLMPPKDLERCNALIAKQKTPPTGSFSDPHRATCFRIDHLYKLNSLIPKDVIGFANEYVTKTMED, encoded by the coding sequence TTGGATCCGCAATCGACTCACGAGCAATTTACGAGTTCCCAAGCCGCATTGGATTGGACGCAAAAAGTCTCGTCCACATTGATTGCAAATCTGCAGGCAAAAAAATTCGACGTTTTGCCTCTCTCAGATGATCGCTATGGGACGCTCCAGGAGTACGTTGATCAACTCTGGTTGGCGTTTCAGACTTTGTTCCCGAAGTACACTCAGGGCCTCAATACTCCGCCGGTTGTACTTGTGGACTCCGAAGTGATGAATGCTTTTGTCCCTAAGTACATTCTCAAGGACAATAAAATTGCTCATACCATCGTTGTATTTACTGCGTTGTTAGATCAAGCGGGAGGTGTCAGTCAGAAGAACTTACTGACGGGAGTTCTCGCTCACGAATTGGCCCATTCCGTATTTAGACATGCTCTGGATGAATATCAACAGCACGTCACCAAGTTTTACGACGCTCAAGTGTCTCAGATCGGGTACGAAGTACCTAATGATGCTCTTCTTAACGCCAGTCTTGGCGAGTGGAAGACCGGGGCTTCCTTTGTTGGGGATTTTACAAATGAAGAATTTAAGAATCTGCCCTCGCAAGGCGTAGCGAAACCGATTTTGATGAGAGTTTGGACGGAGATTAATAGTGGCGAGTTTGATTTGAGTCAGAGCTGTTGGGACGCTCGCGATGCGATGGATATTTGGTTGAGCTATCAAAGATTTTCAGATTTTGCGAGCCAGTATTCTCTCCTTGATGTTGATAAAAATGCTTTAGCCTCCGCCAGCGAGTCTGTTCTCACCGCGTCGGACGCCTGCCTTCAGGGGAAGTCTCCTCATTTTCTGGAGACTCTCTCTAAAACCTTGGGTGTCCCTAAAGAAACTCTCGCGCTGAACCCGGGTATTGCGGAAATGGATCAAACGTTTTCGGCGGCTCCGTCGGTCACCAGCGGTCTTCAGGCGATTGTGGCTCCAGTTCGCCAATCGATGAGGGAGGTCGAAGCTCGTTATAACTTCGCCTCGTTAGGATACTTCACCCATGAGGAGCACGCCGATGATGTTTCCGTCATCGTGCACCGGTATTTAAATTGGAATTTTTCTTCGCTACCTGATTTTTTTAAGATGTTGATGCCGCCGAAGGATTTAGAGCGCTGTAATGCTTTGATCGCGAAACAAAAAACTCCTCCGACAGGATCTTTTTCCGATCCACATAGGGCCACTTGCTTTCGAATAGACCACCTTTACAAATTGAACTCGCTGATTCCAAAAGATGTCATCGGGTTTGCAAATGAATACGTCACTAAGACTATGGAAGATTAA
- a CDS encoding TRL-like family protein yields MHKMIFLLFLLGSAGCTSYGPMFATGHPLPKDRKMGQSCRSWVLHKTLPFAWGRNDIMEAATQGNIQEIAVVDKSTLSYLLYGTECTLVYGR; encoded by the coding sequence ATGCATAAAATGATCTTTTTATTATTTTTATTAGGCTCTGCGGGATGTACTTCTTACGGTCCGATGTTTGCGACCGGGCATCCTCTTCCCAAAGATCGAAAAATGGGTCAGTCTTGCCGGTCTTGGGTGCTCCATAAAACTTTACCCTTCGCTTGGGGCCGAAATGATATCATGGAGGCGGCAACTCAAGGAAATATCCAGGAGATCGCCGTGGTCGACAAATCGACCCTCTCTTATCTTCTCTACGGAACAGAGTGCACTTTGGTCTACGGCAGATAA